One region of Salvia miltiorrhiza cultivar Shanhuang (shh) chromosome 3, IMPLAD_Smil_shh, whole genome shotgun sequence genomic DNA includes:
- the LOC131014787 gene encoding zinc finger protein ZAT5-like — protein sequence METATEEAAATPCLNTDLITKGKRTKRERPNSPVSFTITPPPRATASSEESTTTEEADTARCLILLSRGHFTNNRRSDAATTSYGGGAACMYTCKTCNRSFSSFQALGGHRASHKKPRNEKRYAIFSDDEDLTSPSSSSRNKFSPTSLSLQLSSVSTTTTTAVKSPRVHECSYCGAEFASGQALGGHMRKHRGAAAPSPRGVDEVEAGKWLSLDLNLPVPEDERERSPNRIPPPLLLHP from the coding sequence atggagaccGCGACGGAagaggcggcggcgacgccgtGTTTGAATACGGACCTCATTACGAAAGGCAAACGAACCAAGAGAGAAAGACCTAATTCCCCGGTTTCCTTCACCATCACACCACCCCCACGCGCCACCGCCTCATCGGAGGAGAGCACCACGACCGAGGAAGCCGACACCGCCAGGTGCCTCATCCTCCTCTCCCGGGGCCACTTCACCAACAACCGCCGCAGCGACGCCGCGACCACCTCCTACGGCGGCGGCGCCGCGTGCATGTACACATGCAAGACGTGCAACAGGTCCTTCTCATCCTTTCAGGCCCTGGGCGGCCACCGCGCCAGCCACAAGAAGCCTAGAAACGAGAAGCGGTACGCCATATTCTCCGACGACGAGGATTTGACGTCGCCGTCGTCGTCGTCGAGGAACAAATTCTCTCCGACCTCTCTCTCCCTTCAGTTGAGCAGCGTgtcgaccaccaccaccaccgcggtgAAGTCGCCGAGGGTCCACGAGTGCTCCTATTGCGGGGCCGAGTTCGCTTCCGGCCAGGCCCTCGGCGGCCACATGAGGAAGCACCGCGGCGCCGCCGCCCCATCGCCTCGAGGCGTTGATGAGGTGGAGGCCGGAAAGTGGCTGTCGTTGGATCTCAATCTTCCGGTGCcggaagatgagagagaaagaagccCTAACCGGATTCCTCCACCATTACTACTCcacccttga